A genome region from Stenotrophomonas maltophilia includes the following:
- the hutC gene encoding histidine utilization repressor, with amino-acid sequence MKASKSATLNQRIRSDLESRILSGEWAPGFRIPYEHELMEQYGCSRMTVNKVLTALAESGMIERRRRAGSFVARQPPHLEQVALEIPDIAMEVGSRGHLYGYRLLQRELRLAESSNAGEVELAGQQQLLAMRCLHLADGRPLALEHRLISPVGVPEVLEVDFSTTAPGSWLLQNVSWTRAQHRISAWGADTASAQLLDVKPGTACLVIERLTWRGEQPITRVRQVFLGDAWDLVARFAPGAR; translated from the coding sequence GTGAAGGCCAGCAAGTCCGCCACGCTCAACCAGCGTATCCGCAGCGATCTGGAAAGCCGCATCCTCAGCGGGGAGTGGGCGCCGGGCTTCCGTATTCCCTACGAGCACGAGCTGATGGAACAGTACGGCTGCTCGCGGATGACGGTGAACAAGGTGCTGACCGCGCTGGCCGAGAGCGGCATGATCGAGCGTCGCCGTCGTGCGGGTTCGTTCGTAGCGCGGCAGCCGCCGCACCTGGAGCAGGTGGCGCTGGAAATTCCCGATATCGCCATGGAGGTCGGCTCGCGCGGCCACCTGTACGGCTACCGGCTGCTGCAGCGCGAGCTGCGCCTGGCCGAAAGCAGCAATGCCGGCGAGGTGGAGCTGGCCGGCCAGCAGCAGCTGCTGGCGATGCGCTGCCTGCATCTGGCCGATGGCCGCCCGCTGGCACTGGAGCATCGCCTGATCAGCCCCGTCGGCGTGCCCGAGGTGCTGGAGGTCGATTTCAGCACCACCGCGCCTGGCAGCTGGCTGCTGCAGAACGTGTCGTGGACGCGCGCGCAGCACCGCATCAGTGCCTGGGGCGCGGACACCGCCAGCGCCCAGCTGCTGGACGTGAAGCCCGGCACCGCCTGCCTGGTGATCGAGCGCCTGACCTGGCGCGGCGAACAGCCGATCACCCGCGTGCGGCAGGTGTTCCTGGGGGATGCCTGGGACCTGGTGGCGCGCTTCGCGCCGGGCGCGCGATAG
- a CDS encoding formimidoylglutamate deiminase encodes MSDSRSQLSFHATYALLAQGWARDVRLQVQDGRITAISMGQGAQDGDTRVGILVPGLPNLHSHAFQRGMAGLTEIGGGDGDSFWSWRELMYRFLAHLRPDAVQAIAAQAYMEMLESGFTRVGEFHYLHHDADGQPYADRAEMSARIAAAAAQTGIGLTLLPVFYAHADFGGAPPNPAQRRLIHDVEGFAQLLDAAKPALDALPDAVLGIAPHSLRAVTGEELDALLPLTDGPVHIHIAEQMREVEACLAWSGQRPVQWLYNHVPVDACWCLVHATHITDDERAAIVASGAVAGLCPITEANLGDGLFPMQAFAREGGRFGVGSDSNVLIDAAEELRLLEYGQRLTLRGRNVLAPDATRSTGRFLFEGALHGGAQALGVAAGLQVGASADLVELDAAHPALQARQDDAWLDSWVFAARNGALRSVWRHGRQCVAEGRHLQREAITTAFAAALKGVLG; translated from the coding sequence ATGTCCGATTCGCGTTCCCAGCTCAGTTTCCATGCCACCTACGCCCTGCTGGCCCAGGGCTGGGCCCGCGATGTCCGGCTGCAGGTCCAGGACGGCCGCATCACGGCGATCAGCATGGGGCAGGGCGCGCAGGACGGTGACACCCGCGTCGGCATCCTGGTGCCGGGCCTGCCCAACCTGCACAGCCACGCGTTCCAGCGCGGCATGGCCGGCCTGACCGAGATCGGCGGCGGCGACGGTGACAGCTTCTGGAGCTGGCGCGAACTGATGTACCGCTTCCTGGCCCACCTGCGCCCGGACGCGGTGCAGGCCATCGCCGCCCAGGCCTACATGGAAATGCTGGAAAGCGGCTTCACCCGCGTCGGCGAGTTCCACTACCTGCATCACGATGCCGACGGCCAGCCGTATGCCGATCGCGCCGAGATGAGTGCGCGCATCGCTGCCGCCGCCGCGCAGACCGGCATCGGCCTGACCCTGCTGCCGGTGTTCTACGCCCACGCCGATTTCGGTGGCGCGCCGCCGAATCCGGCGCAGCGCCGCCTGATCCATGATGTCGAGGGCTTCGCGCAGCTGCTGGACGCGGCGAAGCCGGCGTTGGACGCGCTGCCCGACGCGGTGCTCGGCATCGCCCCGCACAGCCTGCGCGCGGTCACCGGGGAGGAGCTGGACGCGCTGCTGCCGCTGACCGATGGCCCGGTGCATATCCATATCGCCGAGCAGATGCGCGAAGTCGAGGCCTGCCTGGCCTGGAGCGGCCAGCGCCCGGTGCAGTGGCTGTACAACCATGTGCCGGTGGATGCGTGCTGGTGCCTGGTGCATGCCACCCATATCACCGATGACGAGCGCGCGGCCATCGTGGCCAGCGGTGCCGTGGCCGGGCTGTGCCCGATCACCGAGGCGAACCTGGGCGACGGCCTGTTCCCGATGCAGGCCTTTGCGCGCGAGGGCGGCCGTTTCGGTGTCGGCTCCGATTCCAACGTGTTGATCGATGCCGCCGAAGAACTGCGCCTGCTCGAATACGGCCAGCGGCTTACCTTGCGCGGGCGCAACGTGCTGGCCCCGGATGCCACCCGCAGTACCGGTCGTTTCCTGTTTGAAGGCGCACTGCACGGTGGTGCGCAGGCGCTGGGCGTGGCTGCTGGCCTGCAGGTCGGCGCCAGCGCCGATCTGGTTGAGCTGGACGCCGCGCACCCGGCGTTGCAGGCGCGGCAGGATGACGCATGGCTTGACAGCTGGGTGTTCGCCGCACGTAATGGCGCGCTGCGATCGGTCTGGCGACATGGCCGCCAGTGCGTGGCCGAGGGCCGCCACCTGCAGCGCGAGGCGATCACCACCGCCTTCGCCGCCGCCCTGAAGGGCGTGCTGGGCTGA
- the hutG gene encoding N-formylglutamate deformylase — translation MNTHPEWLTVHEGDAPLIVSFPHTGSEVPHDLIGDYHSPWLARRDADWWVHELYDFVRGMGATTVRSAISRSVIDLNRDPSGVSLYPGQNTTGLCPLTTFDNQPLYHAGREPDDAEIARRRDTYFLPYHDALAAQITRLRARHGTVVVYDAHSIRSHIPHLFDGELPQFNLGTAGPSGAPDTSCDNALSDVVENLLKISGMSQVRNGRFKGGWITRHYSNVAGGVHSLQMELACRGYMHEPLPDQVDEHSWPTPLDPDHAAPLRHTLAQVLNACLEFATNRSAA, via the coding sequence ATGAACACCCATCCCGAATGGTTGACGGTGCACGAGGGCGACGCCCCGTTGATCGTCAGCTTCCCGCATACCGGCAGCGAGGTGCCGCACGACCTGATCGGCGACTACCACTCGCCGTGGCTGGCACGCCGCGACGCCGACTGGTGGGTGCACGAGTTGTACGACTTCGTGCGCGGCATGGGCGCGACCACAGTGCGCTCGGCGATCTCACGTTCGGTGATCGACCTCAACCGCGATCCCAGCGGCGTGTCGCTGTACCCGGGCCAGAACACCACCGGCTTGTGCCCGCTGACCACCTTCGACAACCAGCCGCTGTACCACGCCGGGCGCGAACCGGACGACGCAGAAATCGCCCGTCGCCGCGACACGTATTTCCTGCCCTACCACGATGCGCTGGCCGCACAGATCACCCGCCTGCGTGCACGCCACGGCACCGTGGTGGTGTACGACGCGCATTCGATCCGCTCGCACATCCCGCACCTGTTCGACGGCGAACTGCCGCAGTTCAACCTCGGTACCGCCGGCCCGTCCGGCGCACCAGACACCTCCTGCGACAACGCCTTGAGCGACGTGGTGGAGAACCTGCTGAAGATCAGCGGCATGAGCCAGGTGCGCAACGGCCGCTTCAAGGGCGGCTGGATCACCCGCCACTACAGCAACGTCGCCGGCGGCGTGCACAGCCTGCAGATGGAGCTGGCCTGCCGCGGCTACATGCACGAACCGTTGCCCGACCAGGTGGACGAGCACAGCTGGCCCACCCCGCTCGACCCCGACCACGCCGCACCACTGCGCCACACCCTGGCGCAGGTGCTCAACGCCTGCCTTGAATTCGCTACGAACCGGAGCGCCGCATGA
- the hutI gene encoding imidazolonepropionase codes for MHVDTLWSNVHLITLDGEGLGVIRDGVLACADGRIVHVGAAGSDTHLQPTTRIDGEGRWMSPGLIDCHTHLVYAGNRANEFEQRLQGVSYADIARAGGGIVSTVRATRAATPGQLASESRPRLLAMRAEGVTTIEIKSGYGLTLADERKQLQVARALGEECRVNVVTTFLGAHAIPPGREAQEYTDEVCNVMIPAIAAEGLAEAVDVFCENIAFSPAQARQVFEAARANGLAVKIHAEQLSNQHGAELAAGFGALSADHIEHLDDAGIAAMAAAGTVAVLLPGAFYFTRDTTLPPIAALRAAGVPLALATDSNPGTSPLTSPLLAMNMGATLFRLTVDECIAGFTREAARALGHGERIGRLAVGMDCDLAIWDIDAPADLVYRIGFNPLHARVVRGQPDLPASWSNT; via the coding sequence ATGCACGTCGATACCCTCTGGTCCAACGTCCACCTGATCACCCTCGACGGCGAGGGCCTGGGCGTCATCCGCGATGGCGTACTGGCCTGCGCGGACGGGCGCATCGTCCACGTCGGTGCCGCCGGCAGCGATACCCACCTGCAGCCGACCACCCGCATCGACGGCGAGGGTCGCTGGATGTCGCCGGGCCTGATCGACTGCCACACCCACCTGGTCTACGCCGGCAACCGCGCCAACGAATTCGAGCAGCGCCTGCAGGGCGTCAGCTATGCCGACATCGCCCGTGCCGGCGGCGGCATCGTCTCCACCGTGCGCGCCACCCGCGCTGCCACGCCCGGGCAGCTGGCCAGCGAGAGCCGGCCACGCCTGCTGGCGATGCGCGCCGAAGGCGTGACCACCATCGAGATCAAGTCCGGCTACGGCCTGACCCTGGCCGACGAGCGCAAGCAGCTGCAGGTTGCGCGCGCACTGGGCGAGGAATGCCGGGTCAACGTGGTCACCACCTTCCTCGGCGCGCACGCGATTCCGCCGGGCCGCGAGGCGCAGGAATACACCGACGAGGTGTGCAACGTGATGATTCCGGCCATCGCTGCCGAAGGCCTGGCCGAAGCGGTGGACGTGTTCTGCGAGAACATCGCGTTTTCCCCGGCGCAGGCGCGACAGGTGTTCGAGGCAGCGAGGGCGAACGGGCTGGCGGTGAAGATCCACGCCGAACAGCTGAGCAACCAGCACGGTGCCGAACTGGCGGCCGGCTTCGGTGCGCTCTCCGCCGACCACATTGAACATCTGGATGACGCTGGCATCGCCGCGATGGCCGCCGCCGGCACCGTGGCCGTGCTGCTGCCGGGCGCCTTCTATTTCACCCGCGATACCACCCTGCCGCCGATCGCTGCATTGCGCGCGGCCGGCGTGCCACTGGCACTGGCCACCGACAGCAACCCGGGCACTTCGCCACTGACCAGCCCGCTGCTGGCGATGAACATGGGCGCCACCCTGTTCCGCCTGACCGTGGACGAGTGCATCGCCGGCTTCACCCGTGAAGCGGCGCGCGCGCTGGGCCATGGCGAGCGCATCGGCCGACTCGCTGTCGGCATGGACTGCGACCTGGCGATCTGGGACATCGACGCCCCCGCCGATCTGGTCTATCGCATTGGATTCAACCCGCTGCACGCGCGCGTGGTGCGCGGTCAGCCCGACCTGCCTGCCTCCTGGAGCAACACATGA
- the hutH gene encoding histidine ammonia-lyase — MSNTLVLRPGHVTLAQWRQVYRGAPLALDPAALPVVRASAAAVAAIVAKGAPVYGINTGFGKLASVRIEREDLATLQRNIVLSHAAGVGEPMPASVVRLMMALKLVSLAQGASGIREETLLLLEAMLVKGVLPVVPAQGSVGASGDLAPLSHLASVMLGVGEAFIGDERLPATDALARAGLQPIELGAKEGLALLNGTQFSTAYALAGLFDIETVFQAALVTGALSVEAAKGSDTPFDPRIHAIRGQRGQIATAATLRTLMQGSDIRESHRDNDVRVQDPYCLRCQPQVMGAALDILRQAATTLEIEANGVSDNPLVFTDTGEALSGGNFHAEPVAFAADMLAMAVCEIGSISERRLAMLVDPALSGLPAFLTPRPGLNSGFMIPQVTAAALVSENKQRAYPASVDSIPTSANQEDHVSMAAHGARRLMQMAENAANVIGIELLAAAQGCDFHAPLRSSAALENVRATLRAQVPTLEEDRYFHPDMVTATHLVRSGALARGLTDLLPTVEPQA, encoded by the coding sequence ATGAGCAACACCCTGGTTCTTCGCCCCGGCCATGTCACTCTCGCCCAGTGGCGGCAGGTCTATCGCGGTGCGCCGCTTGCACTGGACCCGGCTGCGCTGCCGGTGGTGCGCGCCAGCGCTGCGGCGGTGGCCGCCATCGTCGCCAAGGGCGCGCCGGTGTATGGCATCAACACCGGCTTCGGCAAGCTGGCCAGCGTGCGCATCGAGCGCGAAGACCTGGCCACCCTGCAGCGGAACATCGTGCTCTCGCATGCCGCCGGCGTGGGCGAGCCGATGCCGGCCAGCGTGGTGCGGTTGATGATGGCGCTGAAGCTGGTCAGCCTGGCGCAGGGTGCGTCGGGCATCCGCGAGGAAACGCTGCTGCTGCTGGAAGCGATGCTGGTCAAGGGCGTGCTGCCGGTGGTGCCGGCGCAGGGCTCGGTGGGTGCTTCCGGCGATCTGGCACCGCTTTCGCACCTGGCCAGCGTGATGCTGGGTGTGGGCGAAGCGTTCATCGGTGACGAACGCCTGCCCGCAACCGACGCATTGGCGCGTGCCGGCCTGCAGCCGATCGAACTGGGCGCGAAGGAAGGCCTGGCGCTGCTCAACGGCACCCAGTTCTCCACCGCCTATGCGCTGGCCGGCCTGTTCGACATCGAAACCGTGTTCCAGGCGGCACTGGTCACCGGCGCGTTGTCGGTGGAAGCGGCCAAGGGTTCGGACACGCCGTTCGATCCGCGCATCCATGCCATCCGTGGCCAGCGCGGGCAGATCGCCACCGCCGCCACGCTCCGCACGCTGATGCAGGGCTCGGACATCCGCGAATCGCACCGCGACAACGACGTGCGCGTGCAGGACCCGTACTGCCTGCGCTGCCAGCCGCAGGTGATGGGCGCGGCGCTGGATATCCTCCGCCAGGCCGCGACCACGCTGGAAATCGAAGCCAATGGCGTGTCCGACAATCCACTGGTATTCACCGATACCGGCGAAGCACTGTCTGGCGGCAACTTCCACGCCGAGCCGGTGGCCTTCGCCGCTGACATGCTGGCGATGGCGGTGTGCGAGATCGGCTCGATCAGCGAGCGCCGCCTGGCGATGCTGGTGGACCCGGCGCTGTCCGGCCTGCCGGCCTTCCTGACCCCGCGCCCGGGTTTGAATTCCGGCTTCATGATTCCGCAGGTGACCGCCGCCGCGCTGGTCTCGGAAAACAAGCAGCGCGCCTACCCGGCCAGCGTCGATTCGATCCCCACCTCGGCCAACCAGGAGGACCACGTGTCGATGGCCGCGCACGGTGCACGCCGCCTGATGCAGATGGCCGAGAACGCCGCCAACGTGATCGGCATCGAGCTGCTGGCCGCCGCGCAGGGCTGTGATTTCCATGCCCCGCTGCGCTCCAGCGCCGCGCTCGAGAACGTGCGCGCCACCCTGCGTGCCCAGGTGCCGACGCTGGAAGAAGACCGCTACTTCCACCCGGACATGGTGACCGCCACCCACCTGGTGCGCAGCGGCGCGCTGGCACGTGGCCTGACCGACCTGTTGCCGACCGTGGAACCGCAGGCATGA
- a CDS encoding type II toxin-antitoxin system HicA family toxin, which translates to MKSRDLIRDLEAAGWTCCRIRGSHHVFVHPHRSHIITVPHPQKDLGKGLVLALRKLAGLT; encoded by the coding sequence ATGAAGAGCAGGGACCTCATCCGGGATCTGGAGGCGGCAGGTTGGACCTGTTGCAGGATTCGGGGATCCCATCATGTATTCGTGCACCCGCACCGGTCCCACATCATCACCGTGCCTCACCCCCAAAAGGATCTGGGCAAGGGTCTGGTGCTGGCGCTGCGGAAACTGGCAG